The following coding sequences are from one Pirellulales bacterium window:
- a CDS encoding response regulator transcription factor, with product MKTAVMTKEHILVVDDEEDLLELVNFNLTKEGYRVTCLNTGEDATKRVRSEMPDLVILDLLLPRVDGLELCRMLKSDERTKNIPIVMLTAKGEEADVVTGLELGADDYITKPFSPRVLMARIKAVLRRSQRLENEDDDKVIRTGSLTIHPGRHEVILAGKPVALTLSEFRLLHFLAQRPGWVFTRSQIVDAVKGNDYPVTERSVDVQIVGLRKKLGDFGRTIETVRGVGYRFRE from the coding sequence GTGAAGACTGCCGTCATGACGAAAGAACACATCCTGGTCGTTGACGATGAGGAAGACCTGCTGGAACTGGTGAACTTCAACCTCACCAAGGAAGGCTATCGGGTCACTTGCCTCAACACGGGCGAGGATGCCACGAAACGTGTTCGCTCCGAGATGCCGGACCTGGTCATCCTCGACCTGCTGCTGCCGCGGGTCGACGGGCTGGAGCTGTGCCGGATGCTCAAGTCCGACGAGCGGACCAAGAACATCCCTATCGTCATGCTCACGGCTAAGGGCGAAGAGGCAGACGTCGTGACCGGGCTGGAACTGGGCGCCGACGACTACATCACCAAGCCGTTCAGCCCCAGGGTGCTCATGGCGCGCATCAAGGCGGTGCTCCGGCGCAGCCAGCGGCTCGAGAACGAAGACGACGACAAGGTCATTCGCACGGGCAGCCTGACGATCCACCCGGGCCGGCACGAGGTGATTCTGGCCGGCAAACCGGTCGCACTGACCTTGTCGGAGTTTCGCCTGTTGCATTTCCTGGCACAACGGCCAGGTTGGGTCTTTACGCGGTCCCAGATTGTCGACGCCGTCAAGGGCAACGACTACCCTGTCACGGAGCGTTCGGTAGACGTGCAGATCGTGGGGCTCCGCAAGAAACTTGGCGACTTCGGCCGCACGATCGAGACGGTCCGCGGTGTCGGATATCGCTTTCGCGAGTAG
- a CDS encoding ATP-dependent 6-phosphofructokinase, translating to MKRIGILTSGGDCPGLNAVIRGTVKSAIQLGYEVVGFLKGYEGLVDPVTYIPLNERNTSGILNQGGTILGSTNRGRFTTRSGVDDRQELDPELVRAVALTVDQLALAGLVCIGGDGSLGIAEQLNNAGIPVVGVPKTIDNDLLCTAYTFGFDSAVACATDALDRMHTTAASHERVMVLEVMGRHAGWIALHSGVAGGADVILIPEIPWTFDYVCQKILDREKKGKRFTLLSVAEGANLPDGSLVTSEGNGAGQARLGGVGEIVAREITRRIGRETRCVVLGHLQRGGPPTTFDRVLATQFGVHAVRLIHHRRFGEMICFVPPRIGSVPIRDAVCRLSRVDPQDSAVLAARALGISFGDCEPGRSPFANFDASVYEPTLVAN from the coding sequence ATGAAGCGGATCGGCATCCTCACCAGCGGCGGCGACTGCCCCGGACTGAACGCAGTCATCCGGGGAACCGTGAAAAGCGCCATCCAATTGGGCTACGAGGTGGTGGGCTTCTTGAAGGGCTACGAGGGACTGGTCGACCCGGTCACGTATATCCCGCTCAATGAGCGCAACACCAGCGGCATTCTCAACCAGGGCGGGACGATTCTCGGTTCGACCAACCGTGGGCGTTTCACCACCCGCAGTGGGGTCGACGACCGCCAGGAGCTCGATCCTGAGCTGGTCCGCGCCGTAGCCCTGACGGTCGATCAATTGGCGCTGGCCGGCCTGGTTTGCATCGGCGGCGACGGGTCACTTGGCATTGCCGAGCAACTCAACAACGCCGGCATCCCCGTGGTCGGCGTGCCCAAGACGATCGACAACGACCTGCTGTGCACGGCCTATACATTCGGCTTCGACAGCGCCGTGGCCTGCGCCACCGACGCGCTCGATCGAATGCACACCACCGCGGCCTCGCACGAGCGCGTGATGGTGCTCGAGGTCATGGGCCGCCACGCCGGCTGGATTGCGCTGCACTCGGGCGTGGCGGGCGGTGCCGACGTGATCTTGATCCCGGAGATCCCCTGGACGTTCGATTACGTGTGCCAAAAGATTCTCGATCGCGAGAAAAAGGGCAAGCGGTTCACGCTGCTCAGCGTCGCCGAAGGTGCCAACCTGCCCGACGGGAGCCTCGTCACCTCGGAAGGCAACGGTGCAGGACAGGCCCGACTGGGCGGCGTGGGTGAGATTGTTGCCCGCGAGATCACGCGGCGCATCGGCCGCGAGACGCGCTGCGTGGTGCTGGGCCATTTGCAGCGCGGCGGCCCCCCGACGACGTTCGACCGCGTGTTGGCCACGCAATTCGGCGTGCATGCCGTGCGTCTGATTCATCATCGCCGCTTCGGCGAAATGATTTGTTTCGTGCCGCCGCGGATCGGCAGCGTGCCGATTCGCGACGCCGTTTGCAGGTTGAGCCGAGTCGATCCCCAGGATTCGGCCGTGTTGGCCGCGCGGGCGCTCGGCATCAGCTTTGGCGACTGTGAGCCCGGCCGCAGCCCGTTCGCCAATTTTGATGCGAGCGTGTACGAACCGACGCTTGTGGCGAATTAG
- a CDS encoding YceH family protein yields the protein MMSDATAGGSSAPTDAAPPRWRPLDRVERRIMGVLIEKAKTTPDSYPLSLNALVTGCNQKNNRHPVTNYDADSLEPALERLRASGAIVLVQGDGRVSKYRHLGYEWFGVSKFELAVLAELLLRGPQTEGELRGRADRMDSIPDLAALRPVVQALKDKKLIIGLSPEGRGHILTHNCYPPEELEKVRREALAHAPAPAAESAEPPAVRVAPPAPPAGVRISAPAPPPVRQSPAEVELLQAAIRELQSHVAELRTELGQVTALAERTADELRQVRDALGA from the coding sequence ATGATGAGCGACGCGACAGCAGGTGGTTCGAGTGCTCCGACCGACGCCGCGCCCCCGCGCTGGCGGCCGCTCGATCGCGTCGAACGCCGCATCATGGGCGTGCTCATCGAAAAGGCCAAGACTACGCCCGACAGCTATCCGCTGTCGCTCAACGCGCTGGTCACGGGCTGCAATCAGAAGAATAACCGGCACCCGGTGACCAACTACGATGCCGACTCGCTCGAGCCCGCGCTCGAGCGATTACGGGCATCCGGGGCGATCGTGCTGGTCCAGGGCGACGGGCGTGTCTCGAAGTATCGCCACCTGGGCTACGAGTGGTTCGGCGTCAGCAAATTCGAGTTGGCCGTATTGGCCGAACTGCTGCTCCGTGGCCCGCAAACCGAGGGCGAGCTGCGCGGCCGGGCCGATCGCATGGACTCGATTCCCGATCTGGCCGCGCTGCGCCCCGTCGTGCAGGCGCTGAAAGACAAGAAGCTGATCATCGGCCTCTCGCCCGAGGGGCGCGGACACATTCTGACCCACAACTGCTATCCGCCCGAGGAACTCGAAAAGGTCCGTCGCGAAGCGCTGGCGCATGCCCCGGCGCCTGCGGCGGAATCGGCCGAACCGCCAGCGGTCCGCGTTGCCCCGCCCGCGCCGCCTGCAGGGGTCCGCATTTCAGCGCCGGCGCCGCCCCCGGTGCGGCAAAGTCCCGCCGAGGTCGAGCTGTTGCAGGCGGCGATTCGGGAGCTGCAATCGCACGTGGCCGAGCTGCGCACCGAGCTGGGTCAGGTGACGGCGCTGGCCGAGCGCACGGCCGACGAATTGCGTCAGGTCCGTGACGCACTTGGCGCGTAA
- a CDS encoding acetylxylan esterase, producing the protein MIRCDSSRHTCLTSAVITLGLFAAQVGTTAIRADDPAIAAALSRPILAPDQPLAEVQAFCTARVARLPRCATLAEWEAEAQRVRTAMLDQVIFRGAARDWRAAPLQVEWLETIPGGPGYTIQKLRYAALPGLWIPALLYVPDHLSGRVPVVLNVNGHDSQGKSAPYKQMRCINQARRGMLAMNVEWLGMGQLRGDNWLHYRANQLDLCGTSAVSVFYLAMQRGLDVLLAHPQADPSRVGMAGLSGGGWQTIFLSSLDERVTAANPVAGYSSFLTRAQFVSDLGDTEQTPSDMAAVADYTHLTALRAPRPTLLTFNSKDDCCFRADHALQPLLDATQPIFALYGQPQQLRWHVNDDPGTHNFLLDNRQQLYRLLLDAFFPNAPGSSTEIECEAEVKAAAELEVELPEENLDFHTLARQLAAGLPRTNAAGTANQRRQRLRELARYREETCQVEEAWHTNGETITILGQRLKIGDWSVPVVEFKPAEVQGTTLLIADGGRTTGAAEIARLLSEKQRVVAVDPFYFGESKISQRDFLYAMLVAGVGERPLGVQASQLAAVASWARSGDRAPALVAQGPRTSLIAQVAAACAPDRFAQVSTQDALGSLHQVIENNWSVDLFPELFCFGLLAEFDVPELLQLADPAR; encoded by the coding sequence ATGATCCGCTGCGATTCCTCCCGCCACACGTGCCTGACGAGCGCGGTGATTACGCTCGGTCTGTTCGCTGCACAGGTTGGTACGACCGCGATTCGCGCCGACGATCCGGCGATCGCTGCGGCGCTTTCGCGGCCGATTCTGGCCCCCGATCAGCCGTTGGCCGAGGTGCAGGCGTTCTGCACGGCCCGTGTGGCGCGGCTGCCGCGCTGTGCAACGCTTGCCGAATGGGAAGCCGAGGCCCAGCGCGTGCGCACGGCGATGCTCGACCAGGTGATTTTCCGCGGTGCCGCTCGGGACTGGCGCGCTGCGCCCTTGCAGGTCGAATGGCTCGAGACGATCCCCGGCGGGCCCGGCTACACGATTCAAAAACTGCGGTACGCAGCCTTGCCCGGGTTGTGGATTCCGGCGCTACTCTACGTACCGGATCACCTCTCAGGACGCGTGCCGGTGGTGCTCAACGTCAACGGCCACGACTCGCAAGGCAAGTCGGCGCCCTATAAACAGATGCGCTGCATCAACCAGGCCCGTCGCGGCATGCTCGCCATGAACGTGGAATGGCTGGGCATGGGGCAGTTGCGGGGCGACAACTGGCTGCATTACCGGGCCAATCAACTCGACCTATGCGGCACCAGCGCCGTGAGCGTCTTTTACCTGGCGATGCAGCGCGGACTCGACGTATTGCTCGCGCATCCGCAGGCCGACCCATCGCGCGTCGGCATGGCCGGTCTCTCCGGGGGCGGCTGGCAAACCATCTTCTTGAGTTCGCTCGACGAACGCGTCACGGCGGCCAATCCGGTCGCCGGCTATTCGAGCTTTCTGACCCGCGCGCAGTTTGTCTCCGACCTCGGCGACACGGAGCAGACCCCCAGCGACATGGCAGCGGTGGCCGACTACACGCACCTGACGGCCTTGCGGGCACCGCGGCCGACGCTGTTGACCTTCAATTCGAAGGACGACTGTTGCTTTCGTGCCGATCATGCCCTGCAGCCGTTGCTCGATGCGACCCAACCCATTTTCGCGCTGTATGGCCAGCCGCAACAGTTGCGCTGGCACGTCAACGACGATCCCGGCACTCACAACTTTCTGCTCGACAACCGGCAGCAGCTCTATCGCTTGTTGCTCGATGCCTTCTTCCCCAACGCACCCGGCAGCTCCACTGAGATCGAATGCGAGGCCGAAGTCAAAGCAGCGGCAGAGCTGGAAGTCGAGTTGCCCGAAGAGAATCTGGACTTTCACACGCTGGCCCGGCAACTGGCCGCGGGTCTGCCGCGGACAAATGCCGCCGGCACGGCCAACCAGCGCCGGCAGCGGCTCCGCGAGCTCGCGCGGTACCGCGAGGAAACTTGCCAAGTGGAAGAGGCCTGGCACACCAACGGCGAAACAATCACCATCCTTGGCCAGCGTCTTAAGATCGGCGACTGGTCCGTGCCCGTCGTCGAGTTCAAGCCGGCCGAGGTACAGGGGACGACCCTGCTCATCGCCGACGGCGGGCGAACGACTGGCGCCGCGGAGATCGCACGGCTGCTTTCCGAGAAGCAGCGCGTCGTCGCCGTCGACCCGTTCTACTTCGGCGAATCGAAGATCAGCCAGCGCGATTTCCTGTACGCGATGCTCGTGGCGGGCGTGGGCGAGCGACCCCTGGGCGTGCAGGCCAGTCAACTGGCGGCCGTGGCAAGCTGGGCCCGCTCCGGCGATCGGGCGCCTGCTCTTGTCGCGCAGGGACCACGTACAAGCCTGATCGCACAGGTTGCTGCCGCCTGCGCACCGGACCGCTTTGCCCAGGTCTCTACCCAGGATGCCCTGGGCAGCCTGCACCAGGTGATCGAGAACAACTGGAGCGTTGACCTGTTTCCCGAGCTGTTTTGTTTTGGCTTGCTGGCCGAATTCGACGTGCCCGAGCTGCTCCAGCTCGCCGATCCCGCCCGGTAA
- a CDS encoding SGNH/GDSL hydrolase family protein has product MFALTPVAVLAVGGESALRICGFRFNPHDLNRPVFERSSAGYIETSDFFTDETRFVPSPFCVPQRLPAIKPPGTTRVALLGASSVYLLGTAEDLAEQIRRTTGKPVEVLNFGLLGCGSDRVVLAAREALELDADIVVVYCGHNTFTSFSDPRCYSVPPFGLRGVVRHSRVVQAAWYVADRVQRQHNPAVHPGTQNFFAQQKTYSEAEKQQRYREFEEHLREIARLCQRARRRLIFSTLAYNVLLPPYVHGSRFELSQVKGMSTNALEAWLQQRPTDLLVKHELGLRRIAAGDLRIGHELIEQVFVESPRPDRANRRINDIANRVAREAGICLVDGHQIVEQVSPRRLPGSELLNDNCHLNDAGNRLLIHEIGRIICEQTCTVDQSAAL; this is encoded by the coding sequence TTGTTTGCGCTCACCCCCGTTGCGGTGTTGGCGGTGGGGGGCGAATCGGCGTTGCGGATCTGCGGCTTTCGCTTTAACCCGCACGATTTGAATCGGCCGGTATTCGAGCGCTCGAGCGCAGGGTATATCGAGACCTCCGACTTCTTTACCGACGAAACGCGCTTTGTGCCGTCGCCGTTTTGCGTGCCGCAACGGCTGCCGGCCATCAAGCCGCCGGGCACGACGCGGGTGGCCTTGCTCGGCGCATCGAGCGTGTACTTGTTGGGCACTGCCGAAGACCTTGCGGAACAGATTCGGCGGACCACCGGCAAACCCGTCGAAGTGCTTAATTTTGGTCTGCTCGGCTGCGGTTCTGATCGGGTGGTCCTCGCCGCTCGCGAAGCCCTCGAGCTTGATGCGGACATCGTCGTGGTCTATTGCGGGCACAACACGTTCACCAGCTTTTCCGACCCGCGCTGTTACTCGGTGCCGCCCTTTGGTTTGCGTGGCGTCGTGCGTCATTCGCGCGTCGTGCAGGCCGCCTGGTACGTGGCCGACAGGGTGCAACGGCAGCACAATCCAGCGGTCCACCCCGGCACGCAAAACTTTTTTGCACAGCAGAAGACGTATTCCGAAGCAGAGAAGCAGCAGCGCTATCGTGAATTCGAGGAGCATTTGCGCGAGATTGCCCGGCTGTGCCAACGCGCCAGACGACGCCTGATCTTTTCCACGTTGGCGTACAACGTGCTGTTGCCCCCATACGTCCACGGTAGCCGGTTCGAGCTAAGCCAGGTCAAGGGAATGTCGACCAACGCTCTCGAGGCCTGGTTGCAACAACGCCCGACGGACCTCCTTGTCAAGCATGAACTCGGCCTTCGCCGAATTGCCGCGGGCGACTTGCGGATCGGCCATGAGTTGATCGAGCAGGTGTTTGTGGAAAGCCCACGGCCCGATCGCGCCAACCGCCGCATCAACGACATCGCCAACCGCGTCGCGCGCGAAGCAGGCATCTGCCTGGTTGATGGACACCAGATCGTTGAACAGGTCTCCCCTCGCAGGCTTCCTGGCAGCGAGTTGCTTAACGACAACTGCCATCTCAATGACGCGGGAAATCGACTCCTGATCCATGAGATCGGGCGCATCATCTGCGAGCAGACGTGCACGGTGGATCAATCGGCCGCACTGTAG
- the nagB gene encoding glucosamine-6-phosphate deaminase — translation MASTATATHAPTARIVPGTALPCYVFESDQDLARYVAQMMAAVIRERNSVGQLAVFGLPTGSTPLGVYRQLVRMHRDEGLDLAGVVTFNLDEYFGTPPDQLQSYHRWMHDNFFRHVNIRPENIHIPDGMVSQDEVEEHCRRYEEAIVRAGGIDLQLLGIGRNGHIGFNEPFSVRGSRTRLARLDPITRKDAASDFFSEDNVPATAITMGIGTIFEARKVVLIALGEHKAQIVQQAAELPLSDRVPASYLREHPDAMFLLDRAASGALTGVATPWLAGNVNWTDEWIKKAVLWLADRVGKALLKLDDNDFREHNLHQLLRHHGPAQKLAHRVFRWMMDSIEYHPAGREPKRVICFSPHPDDDVISMGGCLIRLVDDGHEVHVAYMTSGNIAVFDHDARRVADLVTEYNRIFGIDHERSQEVESRVTAALDSKRPGEPDCEHVLKIKALIRWSEAKAGAVVCGCREENLHFLDLPFYRTGTIAKNPVGAEDVRIIRELIERVDPDQVYVAGDLSDPHGTHRVCAEAIFLALSEIEAQRGARPEVLLYRGAWQEWPADKIELALPLSPKDVERKKHAIFRHESQKDSALFPGPDDPREFWQRAVDRNRHTADVYNRLGLPEYFAMEGFVRWNGLPL, via the coding sequence ATGGCAAGCACCGCGACTGCGACCCACGCCCCGACTGCCCGCATTGTGCCGGGCACCGCCCTGCCCTGCTACGTATTCGAATCCGACCAGGATCTGGCCCGCTACGTGGCCCAGATGATGGCCGCGGTCATTCGCGAGCGCAACAGCGTCGGACAATTGGCGGTGTTCGGTCTACCGACCGGTTCGACGCCCTTGGGCGTCTACCGGCAGTTGGTCCGCATGCATCGCGACGAGGGGCTCGACCTGGCGGGCGTCGTCACCTTTAACCTCGACGAGTACTTCGGCACACCGCCCGACCAGTTGCAGAGTTACCACCGTTGGATGCACGACAATTTTTTCCGGCACGTCAATATCCGGCCGGAGAACATTCACATTCCCGACGGCATGGTGTCTCAGGACGAGGTTGAAGAGCACTGCCGGCGCTATGAAGAGGCGATCGTCCGCGCCGGCGGGATCGATCTGCAGCTCTTGGGAATCGGCCGTAACGGCCACATCGGTTTCAACGAGCCGTTCAGCGTTCGTGGCAGCCGCACGCGGCTCGCCCGGCTCGACCCGATCACGCGCAAAGACGCCGCGAGCGATTTTTTCAGCGAGGACAACGTCCCGGCGACGGCCATCACGATGGGGATCGGCACGATCTTCGAGGCCCGCAAGGTGGTGCTCATCGCGCTGGGCGAGCATAAAGCGCAGATCGTGCAACAAGCGGCCGAATTGCCGCTTTCGGATCGCGTGCCTGCGAGCTACCTGCGCGAGCATCCCGACGCCATGTTCCTGCTCGATCGGGCAGCCAGCGGCGCGCTGACGGGCGTGGCCACCCCGTGGCTGGCCGGCAACGTCAACTGGACCGACGAGTGGATCAAGAAGGCCGTGCTCTGGCTGGCCGACCGCGTGGGCAAGGCGCTGTTGAAGCTCGACGACAACGATTTCCGTGAGCACAACCTGCACCAGTTGTTGCGTCACCACGGCCCGGCGCAAAAGCTCGCGCATCGCGTGTTTCGCTGGATGATGGATTCGATCGAATATCACCCGGCTGGCCGCGAGCCCAAGCGGGTCATCTGTTTCAGTCCGCACCCCGACGACGACGTGATCAGCATGGGCGGGTGCCTGATCCGGCTGGTCGACGACGGCCACGAAGTGCACGTGGCCTACATGACCAGCGGCAACATCGCCGTGTTCGACCACGACGCCCGCCGTGTGGCCGACCTGGTCACCGAGTACAACCGCATCTTCGGCATCGATCACGAGCGTTCGCAGGAAGTCGAGTCGCGCGTCACCGCGGCACTCGACAGCAAGCGCCCTGGCGAACCCGATTGCGAACACGTGCTCAAGATCAAGGCGCTGATCCGCTGGAGCGAGGCCAAGGCCGGCGCCGTCGTCTGTGGCTGCCGCGAAGAAAACCTGCACTTCCTCGATTTGCCGTTTTATCGTACTGGCACGATCGCCAAGAATCCGGTGGGCGCCGAAGACGTACGGATCATTCGCGAGCTGATTGAACGCGTCGATCCGGACCAGGTGTACGTGGCGGGTGACCTGTCGGACCCGCACGGGACACATCGCGTGTGCGCCGAGGCCATCTTTCTGGCGCTCAGCGAAATCGAGGCCCAGCGCGGTGCGCGGCCCGAGGTCTTGCTGTATCGCGGTGCCTGGCAGGAATGGCCCGCCGACAAGATCGAGCTTGCTTTGCCGCTGAGTCCGAAGGACGTCGAGCGCAAGAAGCACGCCATCTTTCGCCACGAATCGCAAAAAGACTCGGCGCTGTTTCCAGGGCCCGACGATCCGCGCGAATTCTGGCAACGGGCCGTCGACCGCAACCGCCATACGGCCGACGTCTACAATCGGCTGGGCTTGCCGGAGTATTTCGCGATGGAAGGGTTCGTACGCTGGAACGGTCTGCCGCTCTGA
- a CDS encoding PIG-L family deacetylase, with amino-acid sequence MTDDSAHAGKRRLCILAIHAHPDDVEFQCAGTLAHLAAQGHTLVIATMTAGDCGSRDKSPAEISTIRRREALTSAELINAGYMCLDFRDLSIVIDNESKRRVTEVIRGVRPDVVITAPPVDYMDDHEATSRLVRDACFNASCPNYATRKWDPAPATERIPYLYYVDPIEGVDTWGQPVRPHFYVDISNTFETKQRMLACHDSQRAWLQAQHGVDEYLESQRRWSEARGQEAGFALAEAFRQHRGHPYPQDNILAKLLGSLVKAAS; translated from the coding sequence GTGACCGACGATTCGGCCCACGCCGGCAAACGACGGTTGTGCATCCTGGCCATTCATGCGCACCCGGATGACGTCGAGTTTCAGTGCGCTGGCACGCTCGCACACCTCGCCGCACAAGGCCACACGCTGGTCATCGCGACGATGACGGCCGGCGATTGCGGCAGCCGCGACAAGAGTCCGGCGGAAATCTCGACGATTCGCCGCCGCGAGGCACTCACCTCGGCCGAGCTGATCAACGCCGGATATATGTGTCTCGACTTTCGCGATCTGAGCATCGTGATCGACAACGAATCGAAACGTCGCGTGACGGAGGTGATCCGGGGCGTACGTCCCGACGTCGTCATCACGGCGCCGCCGGTCGATTACATGGACGATCACGAAGCGACCAGCCGGCTCGTGCGCGACGCCTGCTTCAACGCCAGTTGCCCGAACTATGCCACGCGCAAATGGGACCCCGCGCCGGCGACCGAGCGAATTCCCTATCTCTATTACGTCGATCCCATCGAAGGCGTCGACACCTGGGGCCAGCCGGTCCGGCCGCACTTCTACGTCGACATCTCCAACACCTTCGAGACAAAACAGCGGATGCTGGCCTGCCACGACAGCCAGCGGGCCTGGTTGCAGGCGCAGCACGGCGTCGACGAATATCTCGAATCGCAGCGGCGCTGGAGCGAAGCCCGCGGACAGGAAGCTGGCTTTGCCTTGGCCGAGGCGTTCCGGCAGCATCGCGGGCACCCCTATCCCCAGGACAATATCCTCGCAAAGTTGCTGGGCAGCCTGGTGAAGGCGGCGTCATGA
- a CDS encoding PAS domain-containing protein, protein MRRRRLIWQFFISFLLVTIGSLLAAGWFASNSFYQFHLAEVNNQLHTQCLLLRAQLAPGFSADNRAGLQAACQAFADATRSRVTLILPNGDVLCDTQQDPRTMANHADRPEFKRAMGSGEGTATRLSATVGERLLYCAVPITRDGQPVAVVRTSLSLQRILQGVRDMQLRIAGAGLGILLLAASLCWYLTRRFAQPLEEIRRGAERFARGELNYKLLVPQTAELADVAEALNQMAAQLEDRIRTISRQGHEQQAMLASMVEGVLAVDPAQRLITLNRAAAELLSCDLRESPGRSLQEVVRSAELRQFVAEALQGRRPLETDVVLPGEEGRVLQAHGTALRDAANGAVGAVIVLNDVTQLRKLENLRRDFVANVSHELRTPITSIKGFVETLLDGAIDNREDAVRFLEIVARQADRLNAIIEDLLSLSKIEQGAEDIVRGETPLRPILESAMLVCATKASERSIEVKLQCPDDLTALANAPLLEQAVVNLLDNAIKYSDPTSEVQIRADQRNGEVTIAVADRGCGIEADHLPRLWERFYRVDKARSRKLGGTGLGLSIVKHIVNAHHGRVTVESQPGTGSTFVIRLPT, encoded by the coding sequence ATGCGACGCCGACGGCTGATCTGGCAGTTTTTCATCTCGTTTCTGCTGGTCACCATCGGCTCGCTGCTGGCGGCAGGCTGGTTCGCGTCGAACAGCTTCTACCAGTTTCACCTGGCCGAGGTGAACAATCAGCTGCACACGCAGTGCCTGTTGTTGCGGGCTCAGCTCGCACCCGGCTTCTCCGCGGACAACCGCGCGGGGCTGCAGGCCGCATGCCAGGCGTTTGCCGACGCCACGCGGTCGCGGGTCACGCTGATCTTGCCCAACGGCGATGTGCTCTGCGATACGCAGCAAGACCCGCGGACGATGGCCAACCACGCCGACCGCCCCGAATTCAAACGGGCCATGGGTTCCGGCGAGGGGACCGCCACGCGGCTCAGCGCCACCGTAGGTGAACGGCTGCTGTACTGCGCCGTTCCCATCACGCGCGACGGTCAACCCGTCGCCGTGGTCCGGACGAGTCTCTCGCTGCAGCGCATCCTACAGGGAGTGCGCGACATGCAACTGCGCATCGCGGGCGCGGGCCTGGGCATTCTGCTGCTGGCGGCCTCGTTGTGCTGGTATCTCACCCGGCGATTCGCACAACCACTCGAAGAGATTCGCCGCGGTGCCGAGCGATTTGCGCGCGGGGAATTGAATTACAAACTGCTCGTGCCGCAAACGGCCGAATTGGCCGACGTCGCCGAGGCGCTCAATCAAATGGCCGCGCAGCTCGAGGACCGCATTCGCACGATCTCGCGCCAAGGGCACGAACAACAAGCCATGCTGGCCAGCATGGTCGAAGGCGTGCTGGCCGTCGATCCGGCGCAGCGCCTCATCACGCTCAATCGCGCCGCGGCGGAGCTGCTGTCGTGCGACTTGCGGGAGAGCCCCGGCCGCAGCCTGCAGGAGGTCGTACGCAGCGCCGAATTGCGGCAATTCGTCGCCGAGGCCTTGCAAGGGCGCCGACCGCTTGAGACCGACGTCGTACTGCCCGGCGAAGAAGGACGCGTGCTGCAGGCGCATGGTACAGCTCTGCGCGATGCGGCCAACGGGGCCGTGGGCGCGGTCATCGTCCTGAATGACGTGACGCAACTGCGCAAGCTGGAGAATCTGCGCCGCGATTTCGTGGCCAATGTCTCGCACGAATTGCGCACGCCGATCACCTCAATCAAAGGGTTTGTCGAAACCCTGCTCGACGGCGCGATCGACAACCGGGAAGACGCGGTACGGTTCTTGGAAATCGTCGCCCGCCAGGCCGATCGTCTCAACGCGATCATCGAAGACTTGTTGTCCTTGTCCAAGATCGAACAGGGGGCCGAAGATATTGTCCGCGGCGAGACCCCGCTACGGCCGATCCTCGAATCGGCCATGCTCGTCTGCGCCACCAAGGCGTCGGAGCGCTCGATCGAGGTCAAGCTGCAATGTCCCGACGACTTGACGGCGCTGGCGAACGCACCACTGCTCGAGCAGGCCGTCGTCAATCTGCTCGACAATGCGATCAAGTACAGCGACCCGACGAGCGAGGTCCAGATTCGCGCCGACCAACGGAACGGCGAAGTCACCATCGCCGTGGCCGACCGCGGCTGCGGCATCGAGGCCGATCACCTGCCTCGCCTTTGGGAGCGCTTCTATCGCGTCGATAAGGCCCGGAGCCGCAAGCTGGGCGGTACGGGACTAGGACTTTCGATCGTCAAACACATTGTCAACGCACACCACGGCCGGGTGACCGTCGAGAGCCAACCCGGTACGGGCAGCACCTTTGTGATTCGGCTGCCGACGTGA